DNA from Triplophysa dalaica isolate WHDGS20190420 chromosome 21, ASM1584641v1, whole genome shotgun sequence:
AAAACCACtcttcattttatatattttaatgctaTTTTTATGGAGCTTACATTTCATGTGCACTACAATTCTGTCTGTGATGGTAAAGAGTATAGGCAGGATAAATCATTTTAGGACATGTTTCCAATTATTACTTGGTTTGAAACATGGTAACATGTCATTGTTATATCTCCCTGGGCTATAAAGCActatctatatatttttgtttgctgAAATAAGAAAGCTCAAAAAATCTCTGGGATGCCGGACATCAGGGTAAACTTAAGAACCAGCACTTATGTGTGCAAATAATTGGCTCTTGTTAAACGTTTAAGCGaatattattttcttaagatgtttttaaatattgtctGTAAATTCTACAGAGTCGTGCCCATTGGATAATGCTGTAGGATGTGATCTCTGGTGCTGGTAACTTGTTAAAGTGTCTCAAAGAAAGATTTAAGTTAGTGAAGGAGTTTAATGTAACAGCTAAGGGTGATTTGTCCACTTTGGATACCTACTGTATGTGGAGTATGTAATGAATTTAAATACTGTCGCTGAAGATGACAGTTAAATTGGCACTTTTGAGAGGTCTGATCTGCCCTATTATGAGTGTACATCATTGTCAGATGTGTTGTCTATTTTTTCGCTTTGGATGATTCTGGAAAAAGTGTTGtgtatatagtttgtttttattgtatatatgaAAACTAGATAATTGTATAAAAGATGTGTACAAAGCTCCTGGCAATGCCTTTTTGTAGTTATGTATAAATAGGCCTCTGTATAGGTGTTTGTGTATGAGTTTTCTGTTGAAAGCAGTTTTCTAAAGTTCATTCTGCTGTGTTTTTGTCCAACCGATTGTCAGTGAAACtgtcttaaataaaaacaatccaTTCTGTGAGTGTGTAGTTCTCATTTATGGAGGGCGCCAGCCCTGAAGTGAAGTAGGCTAGTAAAAGCATATACAGTGCAAAAGGTtggtttgaatgtttatttgcatttcagATCACACACAAACGTAATAGTTTGCGGCAAAAGACACTACATGAGCTGCAAACTGCTCAATTGTGGAAGATATTATTTTGGACAGAAAACACTACTGCACATACATGCCACTTGCACAGAGTTTTTTCTGGTATAATATGAtgtgcacaaaataaaaaacattactttaaagGCTTTATCATGTCTTGAGATCAGGTTTAAGTGATGTAAAATAGACACATAGTAACTGTTActgaaataaattgtataaatcCAAAACACTCAAAAGACTAGAGAAAACAGGTTCAGAGAAAAATTATGCAACTGACttaatacacatacagtattccCCTAAATGGACTTGAGTGTAAAATAGCTCCCACACAGATAAGCTCAACTTCCcggaaaaaagaaatacaattgtGCGTGTTTCTAGTGGGAAGAAGCTGTAAAGTGTGTGGGTGTGGCATTTCATTCACAGAAGGTTAATTCTCTTCAGCTTTAGTGCTGGGTCCATTTGATGCTCTTCAGATCAATGCCCTCCTGGACCATCTCCCATAAGGGACTAATAGGCAAAGAAAACAGGGGAAAAACTCATAAGATTATAAAGTCCTACATTTTTTCACAAAGAATCTAGTTTATTATATAGGCTAAAGCAGGCCGTCGATTCAAAACAAATATGGAAAGGAAAAGACACACCTCATCTCCCTTAGCCACTTGACCTGCTGGATGCATTTATCTGCTGTGTAGTCTACTTCCTCCTCTGTGGTAAACCTTCCAATTCCAAACCTAAGAAAACATCAGTCATGCATATAACCTAAAACGTGCCAAAAGATGCATTTGGTGCATGAACATtgtgttcaatttaaaaaaagctgtATTTAAACGGAAATCCTAATCACAGGGAAAAGAAGCCACAAGCAACTAACCTAATAGAAGAATGTGCCAAGTCCTCGTCTGTTCCTATTGCCCTGAGAACATATGAGGGCTCTAAGGAGGCAGAAGTGCATGCactgaaaaagaacaaaatcaagtcagcagataaaataaatacgtttttgttgtattttgttttttaacaactgACCTTCCAGATGAAAGCGCAACATCTTTCAAGGCCATCAACAGACTCTCCCCCTCGACATAGGCGAATGACAAATTAATGCAtcctaaatgaacaaaaattgagaaaaataaaaatagatagcAGATAACCTAATAACATGTGACATAAAGCCGGAACTCACCTGGGTATCTCAGATCTGGGTCTCCATTCATTATTACATCAGCAATCTCAGACATGATTTTATCCACAAAGCGTTTTGCAAGCATGGTCACATGCTTGTGGTCATACTTAAAACAAGGGGAAGggcaaaaacaggaaatgaaaCTAAGGTGCCCTAAATGTACTGTACGCTATAATACCAGTCGTCATGCATTTTCATAGATCTACCTCCATCTCTTGCTGGGCGATCTCACAGGCAGCTCCAAGACCCACGGCTAGGGGTGTGGGCACAGTCCCTGAACGCAGACCCCTTTCCTGACCCCCTCCATTCTGCAAAGGCTCCATTCGAACTCTTGGCCTTCTCCTCACATACAAAGCCCCAATCCCTAATGCAATACAATATgtataattaaaacatatttttcacaaaacGACAAATATACGGAGTATGAAAAAATTTACAACACAATACCTTTGGGCCCATAAATCTTATGGCCACTGATGGACATCAGATCCACTTTCCAGTCACTGACATTAATAGGAATCTTTCCAACAGCCTGGGCAGCATCGGTGTGGAAAAACACGTTCTTGGATCTACACAGGTGACCTGAAAACCACCACAACAATAGCATGAATGCAGCGAGGCTTGACAACTATGAGCATTGTGAATTAAGCTGATAACCAAGGTTAGTACCTATTTCTTTGATGGGCTGTTTGATACCGATCTCATTGTTTATAGTCATGACTGACACCAAGCTTGTATCAGGACGAATCAATTCCTCTAGTTGCTAAGAAAGGGAAACAAAAACTTACTAAGCACCAAAATGAAGAGACAGAGGTACtttctattgtttgttttaaaaaaatatatgtttgcgTTAGTCACAAGTATCACAGGATTTGCACAATTTAGCCATTAGACAACTTACCTGTAGGTCAATGAGCCCATTGTGATTCACTGGTAAATACGTTACATCAAAACCTTCTGCCTCTAAAACACGACAGGAATCCAGAACACATTTGTGTTCAGTCTGTGTGGTAATGACGTGCTTTTTCTTGGCTTTGTAAAATCTGGCTACACCCTTgacaagaaaaatataaaagatataTTTAGATCAGCTCAAAGACTGGAAAATAGTGCTTTTgacataatgaaaacattgtgGGATATGCCAAATCATGTCTCCAAAATCCTAGTTTCCCAAAATCCTAATCTTAAGGAGGTACTTACTTTGATTGACATATTGTTGGATTCCGTTGCACCACTGGTAAACACAATCTCTCTAGGGTCAGCACCAATAAGAGCTGCTACTTGCTGAAGAGGAAAAGTAGATATTGGCGATACTGTAAACTGCATTTTCGACCTTACCAAAATATTGGCGTTACTTTAAATTGAGTTTTGACCTTACCAAAATATTGGCGTTATTGttaactgcatttttttttaccttaccAACATATCATGCTtaaaagtcccagtgaaataaaaaaaaaaaatcttatttttcatgaaaGCGCTAATAGGAAAAAGCTTATCagtgtgggtcattttcttttctaattCATGTACCACAATTTTCTTCAGTaagaatctgaaaatgcacttccgccctgaaatgacgaATGACGTAAATTATACGGCTTGGGCGGAgaatccgttaactcctccccttaacGTTCAGTATACTGCTAGTTTCATTCCAAAATGCAATCCAACAATTTACTCCTTTGAAGCTCCTGTTCATTCGGAAGtgcgtcagaatacggaagtaaaaacgatcgcaactccCGGTTCACGGAGACTTAGGTCAAATAAGGGTGTCTTAGCATTATTTGGAGTCATGCGGGACACTCAAAGCAAGGGACCTaatattagcttttattttattaaaaataaataaattacttttcttGCTTTTTCCATCGCACTCTCACTTTCCCATCCATAAGCATGAGTCTTGGAATGTGGGTTGCCATAGAAATTCACTTGATAGGGCAGCATGGCATCCAAAACCCTCGGGTCCTGTTGAGTCAATTGTAAACAACATTGCTTAATCAAAACAATGACAAGTAAACATCTCAGATATGTTTTCATGGACATAATCGATTCAACAATTTATTAACTAAAGTAAAAAGCAAATGAGTACCATCGGTGTAGTGGCTTGGAAGTCCATATACAAAGGTCTGAGCTCATCCTTTTCTAGTTCCCTAGGTTTGATAACCTCTGCGGAAGAATCGAGATGTAAGAATCGAATATTTATTAGCACAACAGGGTGTAAGTCGTAAAGGTAAATGTCACTTAGATTCAATACAGTCAATACAGAAAAGTAAAGCGTGTGTTTGCATGCTGGTTTGCTAACAATCATGCTAGCAAATTTGTCCATGACGTACACGTACTGAATTTATCACTTCGaagacatttagatttttttggagAATGAGGTCGAATTGTACTCTACCTGTCTGTCTTTGCACAGCGTTGACAGAATAGCTCAGTCGAGGGCTACAGATGCCACACATGGAGCCCAAAAGTTTCTTCGCTAATGTCGTGTTCATCATCTTTGTGCGGTTACGGTGTTCTTACACCAACCAAAATAGTCGCTTTTCTTCCAGTCGCTTCCTAAAAAAGCTTCGCTCTGAAGTCAATAGATCTTTGAATAAGATTTAGTTTTCGAGCACTCTCATGCCTACTAACATCAACGGACAATGTCGTCAGCTTTCATAACATATCGTTACGGGGGTGAGTTTAGCTTCAGGCGGCGCTGCGCAGACAGATCTGAGTATGCCATCAAAGTGTCGCGAGAGCAATTAGAAAGCTCAGCTTTCATACCGTTCTCACGATACTTTGATGTTATACGCTGATCAGTCTGCGCAGAAGCAAATAAAGTCAAACTGCTTACACAAGACACGAAAGAAGGCTGGAAGGGACTCCGCCGTTTCATTGGTTATCTGCTTCCTCGTAGGCGGAACTTTTCATGACGTTTGCTAAATAGATTGGTTGAAAAAAATAACTAGGGCTGTTACGTCCCCGGAAGTTGTAATAGTGAGTTGTTCTAGAATTGTTCTATAACAAGTTACATTACTATTGGCAGTAAAAAAATCCCTTGTCTGTATACTCTAAACCTGAGCTTCATTAACTTTCCAATACCTCCATTTAACACACCACAATCATTTTTGTCTTAGTAGTAAAAATAGTAGAATACAGACATgtagttttaaatgatttaatgtgATGTGCAAAGCCACTTGAAGAACAATGCTGTATTAACACTGTATCTAGATTTTGTACAACAATTTAGTAAATATATGCTATAGTATAATTTAGTTAATATGCTATAGTATAATTTCAacactaaaatatattatataaatatattgatttatatagaatatatttgtttattgtagTACATACTAGTGAGTGATGTCACAATGTACCGGTGTTTTGAAAACAcgtgattttaaacatttacccGATTATCAATAGCGTGTTGAATTGTACACATGCTATAACACCAGTTAAAATTTTGCCGTTAGTGCCAAAATGGTTAAATTACAGACTCTCCCTCTGCCTACATgtctattttaaacaaatagaagaaaaaacacaaaaccaaagatgaatttgactgatagTATCATTTATCATTATGacgtcaaacaaaacaaaagtttgcGTTCTAAAATATAACACACCATTTCCTACCCTCATTGAGTATGATCTGGGGTGAGATTTACCATAAAATGACCAAATCCAGCGAAAGTTGCGCCTTCAAAGCTTGATACATGACAGTGCGCTTTGTGATGTAATCAAAACATTCGAAGATGAAATCATTGGTCTGTAAAGAACTAGATTGGTCATATCGTCCTAATGTTTAAGTAAACGCGCTTTACGAGAAACAAAATCTAAAGATTCTACTTGTACGTTCTTTTAACACAAACATTGTATAATACATTAATTACGCAAACATTGTTTAATACATTGGTTACGCAAACattgtataataaattaaattgttgtttgtGTGCAGTGATGAATATGATATCTTATATAGCCTATACAAGCAACATGACACAGGACATACACATTGACATAAGGgcaatttaagtatttttggctttatttGAAATTAACTTTCAACAAGGACTTTACAAAATCAAAACTTGATTAGAAAAACAAGATGCTGCTAAACCCTTAAGGTCTCtgaaagaacaaaatatatttgtcagcCATTTAGTTCCCACAGCTCACAGAGCCAAAAACCTGAATATGTTGATGTTGGATCATTTGGAGGGTTTCAATTCATTCAATACTTTTCTTGCCTGGCTAATTGTATACTTCCTCAAAGTGGGAAACATGCCAATCAGATCTATCACAAAGACAACATATGTGAAAATCAAAAAGTAACAATAAAAGATCAAGAGACAAATTTCAATAAGTAAGCTGTACATAGGAAACTTTTTAAACCACAGAACTTCTTTTAAATGTCCAAGACCAGTAAGGACACAATGCAAATGAATCTTTAAACCTTACTTATTTTGTAACCAACTTAAAAGGAAACAAAACTGTGCCACAGCCTGCAGAACTGTTATTGTTGTCCAAAAGTTAAAAAGAGAACGGCTGAAAAAAGTCATCGGAGGGTGAACGATCACCGGCGACTAGGCATGAGAAGCTGTGTGGCTTGCACTGACTCTGGGAAAAGATTGTGGTATGTAGGGAGAGGGACATAAGCGGCTGTGATCATTTTacctgtaaagataaagacaatataaaaactcaagaaattacattttaatacacaAGAATAGTGGGTGACAAAAGACGAATGATTTGGACAGGTAACGAGTAAAACTCATATCGAATGTTAAACTGAAATTAGATCAGAATTGAGGCTTACCGCCAAACCACCGTCCATGCAAAGCACTAACTGCAGCCATGGCAGCAGGAATGCTGGGACACTTCACATAGACGTTACCCTGATATGAGGCACAAAATTTGTGTTATtagttattatttaaaatgaataaatttcaTGTTAAATATGGCAACATATTTCTATGTGAAACGTACCTCAGTAGATTTCTTGTCCACGTATATATGTATGACTCCACCATGTTTGTTACACTCTTCAATTACATCATCCTGAATTTCAATTTCCCAACCATGttcattttctctgtaaaaaaaaagggaaaagaaaATCAATTAATATATTTCCTATTTTGAaggttttcttttaaaaaggaATGCATTTTCAGATACTTACGAATTTGGATTGAACATGTTGGAGAGCTGGAAGCAGTGTGTAGCAATTGGTTGAGATGGCAGATTCAAAGCTTGGTTTGTGGGCACATTAATGTTAA
Protein-coding regions in this window:
- the nfs1 gene encoding cysteine desulfurase, mitochondrial, with protein sequence MMNTTLAKKLLGSMCGICSPRLSYSVNAVQRQTEVIKPRELEKDELRPLYMDFQATTPMDPRVLDAMLPYQVNFYGNPHSKTHAYGWESESAMEKARKQVAALIGADPREIVFTSGATESNNMSIKGVARFYKAKKKHVITTQTEHKCVLDSCRVLEAEGFDVTYLPVNHNGLIDLQQLEELIRPDTSLVSVMTINNEIGIKQPIKEIGHLCRSKNVFFHTDAAQAVGKIPINVSDWKVDLMSISGHKIYGPKGIGALYVRRRPRVRMEPLQNGGGQERGLRSGTVPTPLAVGLGAACEIAQQEMEYDHKHVTMLAKRFVDKIMSEIADVIMNGDPDLRYPGCINLSFAYVEGESLLMALKDVALSSGSACTSASLEPSYVLRAIGTDEDLAHSSIRFGIGRFTTEEEVDYTADKCIQQVKWLREMSPLWEMVQEGIDLKSIKWTQH